The genomic region GGGTTAAATCCCAAGCAGTGTAAGCATTATCAATGGCCTTGCGTAAATTCCAGACCAGCCTGGGGTTAACGCCTAAGTCCAGTTCCTCGTTACCCAGTGGTTCAACGGAAATATCCCGCAGGCTGCCGGAGGTGTCGGTTCTTACGGCATATAATTTGTACCTTTTAGCCTCCTCCATTTCTCCTGCCTGATATAACTCCAAGTACTTCCGAAACATTCTTTCCATTACTTTTAATGTATCCCCAACACAATCATTATGAAAATCAACCAGGGCAATCCGGGGAACTTCCACCGGAATGATTCTGGCAAATTGCATCATGGTTTCGGCGGTATCGCCCAGGAAGCAGGAGATGGAGGCATGGGCAATGGTGCCCCCGCCTTTGCCGCCCCACCAGTCGCCCTGGTCATCGGTGGAAACAAAGGTGGAAGAATTTTTGCTATACTTATGGTTATAGGCCTGAACTGCCAGGGAATAGGCATAACCGTGCAACGCCTGCAATTTATAGTGAGCAAACCTGGCGGGGAAGAATAGGACATCCTTTCCTTTAGTGGCCTCCAGCACATTATAGACATTGGTGGCTACCCTGGTGGCCTCTGTCAGGGCACCCAGAATAGGAGTTTCCAGTTTGGCAAAATCCCTGTACCTGCCCCGCACCTTTAGTACCGGCTGTACTTCCAGGGGGTCATTGTGGTAGTAGACAAAGGTACCGTCCTGCACTGCTTCAACTTCTAACTGATCGTAGGTGTTAACAAAATTACCCTGGTCGTCAAAATAACCGGTGCATTCCTCCAACAGAGCCAGGGCCTCATCTACCCCGGCCACCAGGCTAAAGGGTTTCCGCCTGGTAAAAAACTGCATTTCCACCACCAGATCACCAGTTTGGACCAAATTAGCCTCAATTTCTTTAATATCACTGACACCGTTAAAGGTATAACCTTCCCGGGCCAGGGTTTCCAGAATGGTTACGATGTTTAGAAAATAGGCGTCCGAATACCATCCCTGGCGCATTCTTTCTGCATCTATGTTAAAGACCCTTTTATCTAATCTTTTGCCCGTAAATATACTCATATTCCTATTCCTCCGTTTATTGTCTTTAGGCCTGGCTGTCTCTTGTAATTAAATTTATCTTAAAAGGACAAGAAGTGTCAATTGTCAGAAAGATTTATGAAAAAAAAAGTAATTGACAGGCTCTATATTATTTTAAAATATAACATAGGGGAGTTTATGGCTATCCACTAACTTGTCACATTTAATGTTTAACAGAAAGGATTGTTATTAAACCATGTCAAAGGATAAGTTTCCCGTCACTCCGGCCATACGCATGTTACGAAAGGAAAAAGTTGAGTTTACCCCTTACCTTTATGAATATGAAGAAAGAGGCGGCACCGCTGTATCGTCCAGGGCACTGGGGGTGGATGAACACCTGATGATCAAAACTCTGATCATGGAGGATGAAAATAAAAACCCTCTGGTGGTTCTGATGCATGGTGACCTGGAGGTGTCCACCAAAAGTTTGGCCCGGTTTTTGGGAGTTAAAAGTATTAGCCCTTGTAGTCCCGATATAGCTGCCAAGCACAGCGGGTATTTGGTGGGAGGAACATCTCCCTTTGGCACCCGGAAAACCATGCCTGTTTACATGGAGGAAACCATCCTTGATTTACCCCAAATTTATATTAACGGAGGGAAAAGAGGATTTCTGGTAAGCATTGACCCCAGGGAATTGGTGCGGGTATTAAAGCCAACCCTGGTGAGAGTAGGCATCTCGTAACCGGGCTAACTTCTGTGTCTGTGTTTAGGGAAGGAGTTGGGTTTATGAACATCGCCTTTTTTCTGTTACCCAAAAAAGATGTTGTTTACCTTTCACCTGGATGTACCATGCGCCAGGCGCTGGAGAGAATGGAATATCACCGTTACACCGCAGTGCCCCTTATTGATGAGGAAGGTAAATATGCCGGGACCATCACTGAGGGTGATTTATTGTGGAAGATGAAAAATACACCTGGCTTAACCTTTGCGGGGACAGAAAAGATTTTACTTAGAGATGTCCCTCAAAGAATGAGTAATAGGCCGGTGCATATCGACGCCGAAATTGAAGACTTACTATCCCTGGCCATTGAGCAAAACTTTGTACCGGTGCTGGATGATAACGGGATTTTCATTGGGATCATTAGAAGAAGGGAAATTATTGAGTATTATGCTAAGCTATTGTTAAATCAAAAAAATTAACATAGGCCTCAGAACTGCGCTGGTTCTGAGGCTTTTTTACAATTTCCCACAGTTCTTTGATAATTATTCCGCATTCCCGCTTTATATTATAACCGTAGTCAATTTATAAACTTTACCAAGGAGGAGGAATAAATGATGAAAAGCTGGAAGACCAAAGCTGTATCTACTCTTTTAGCATTGTCAGTGATGCTGCCTACTGCTGCCTTCGCGGCCGATGTGGCGAATGGTACCGGGGAGGTGACAGTTAATCAAGGATTTGTCCACCACCAACACTTTAATCAAGAAAAACAACAAAAATTTAATGATAAACTGCTGGAGCTGGTTAGCAAGTATACACCGGAAAGCCTGACCGCATGGAAAGATGCCCTGGCTAAACAGCAGGAGTTGATGCAACAATTCAAAGACAAACACCCGGTTGATCAGCAAAGACCCACATTATCCGCTGAAACAAAAGCGAAAGTGAAAGCAATCTTTGATGATCTTAAAAACGGCAAGCTGACCCGTGAGCAAGCCCAGGAACAACTAAAGAGTCTTGGTATTGAGTTAAAGGATAAACATAAAGATGGTTTTAAAGGCCAGTCCCAGTTGTCTGATGCAGACAAAGAAAAACTAAAACAAAAACAAAATAGCCTGATGGGTCAATTCAGAGAAGCAGTCAAAGCCAACGATGAGACTAAAATAAGGGAACTGCTGCCGCAAATGTTAGAACAACTGAAGGAAAAAAATCAAGATATGTCTAATAAGTTAGCAGAATCCAGTAAGTAACCAAAACCAGACTCCCTCAATAAAGGGGGTCTGGACTTTTTAGTATTACACAGGCAAGGTGTGATAAATTTGTTTCGTATTTTCCTGGTGGAAGATGAACTAAACTTAAGCCAGATACTAACTTCCTATTTACAAAAAGAAGGCTGGGAAGTACAACCTTTTAACGATGGAGAATCTGCCCTGCAAGCCATTGCGGAACGTCCGCACCTCTGGATTTTAGACATTATGCTACCAGATATTGATGGTTACCAGCTGCTACGCCGCATTAAAGAGGAATCCCCGGACGTACCGGTTATATTTATATCTGCCCGAGATGCTGATATTGATCGAATTATGGGTCTGGAAATGGGCAGCGATGACTACCTGGCTAAACCGTTCCTGCCCAGAGAACTGGTTATTCGCACCCGGAGGGTACTCGAACGAGTATATAACAAGTCTGCTGAGGCGGGAAATCCCCTAATTAATATCGGGCCTTACGTGCTGGACGAAGGTAGACGTGAAATACGTAAGGATCAGGAGATTATTGAACTAACATCAAAGGAATATGATCTGGCTCTATACTTTGCCAAACACAAGGGCCAGGCCCTTTCTCGTGAGCAAATTATTAATTGGGTTTGGGGAGAAGACTACGTTGGTACGGATCGTTCAGTGGATGACCTGGTGCGACGCTTAAGAAAAAAGCTGCCGGACCTGCGTATTGAAACTATTTACGGATATGGTTACAGGATGATTGCCAGATGAGAAACCTATCGCTAACTGTAAAAATATGGCTGGCCATTTCTCTGGTCAGCTTGTTATTATACCTGTTTGTATTAATTGTTACGCCTTTCTTAATCAGAAATTTCTTTACAAATAACATGCTGGAACAACCCTCTGGACCACTAAAGAATAAGGTTGAAGAACTGGTTAATGACAGGGGTTTTCATATACGCAGTTTTATCTTGCTGGATGACGGAACAACCTTGCCGTCAAAGGCCCGGCAGGCTTTCCAACCTTCTTTTTTTAATGAAATCAAAAGAAATGCGGAGTCCCAGCAACAATCCAATAAACTATATGAGAGCAAGAACGGGCAGACTCCTATTCGTTACGTTATAGTAAAAGACCTGGCTTACGGGCGTCCTCTGTACCAAATAATGTTTTTGAGAAAGCCGGAAGAGGATCGCTTTGTTAGAGAGTTTTTGTTCAATATCATGTTATTTGTGGGGCTCGCTTTGGTAGTAAGCTGGTTTGTTTCCCTATTAATTGTACGTTACCTGACCCGGCCGCTTACCATCATGGAACAACACGTGAAACGCATTGCCAACCGCAACTGGCATGAGCCCCTTGATATAAAGCGAAATGATGAAATAGGTAAACTGGCTAACTCCATCGATTCCATGCGCCAGCAGCTTATTCAGCAGGATGAAACACAGCAATCTATGTTACAAAATATTTCCCATGAATTAAAGACCCCGGTTATGGTCATTCGCAGCTATGCCCAGGCTATACAGGACGGGGTCTATCCAAAGGGTGACTTGAACGGTAGTATTGAGGTAATTGACGAAGAAGGAGAACGGCTGGAAAAGCTCATAAAACAATTGCTTTATTTAACCCGCCTCGATTACCTGGCCACGAAAAACCAGCAGCAGGATGAAGTTCAACTGGATAAATTAATTGAAAAAACTGTTCAGCGCTTGCACCTTCAGCGTCCGGCCATAAACTTGCAGTTAAACCTGCAGCCGGTTACTGTAATGGGCGACGAAGAAACCCTGCGGGTAATGATTGAAAACCTTTTCGATAATCACCTGCGTTATGCACGGTCACAAATTAAAATTAACCTGGCGGTAAATAGTGAGAAAACAGAAGCAGCCCTCTCTTTCTGGAATGACGGGGCACAGATAGCCCCCCAAATATTAAATGAGGTATTTAAACCTTTTCAGAAAGGGCGAGAAGGTAAATATGGTCTTGGGCTAACCATTGTGCAGCGAATCCTTAAAATGTATCATGGCGACATTGTGCTTAAAAATGAAAGGGACGGTGTATCCAGTATAGTTAAAATGCACTTAAAATTACCTGAGTTATAAGGTACTTATATTACCCTGATTAAGCTATCACCTGCCCGTGAGCTAAAAAACACGGGGTATAAATGATCGAGAATAACAGGACAAGGCGTTTGGGACAACCGATTTTCTCAAACGCCTTTTATTATCAAATGGTATTCTGCCTGTTCGATTTTCAAATAATGTCAGTTCTCTAACTGTAGGTGGCCATAATATCAAATATAATAAATATAACAGCTAAAGAGGTGATATTATTGTCCTCTATTCCGTTATACATAGCTTTTAGCGCCGGGATTGTTTCCTTTCTTTCCCCCTGTATCCTGCCCCTGGTGCCCGGTTATATTTCCTATTTAGCCGGAGTGTCCATTACTGCACAGGGAGCGGCAGTCAATAGGGGACTGGTGGTTAGGCGGGCGGTTCTGTTTAATTTGGGTTTTATGCTGGTGTTTATCCTCATGGGGGCCACCGGTAGTTACATCGGTAAATTATTTTTAACTTATAAAACAGTGTTTTTAAAGGTTGGCGGACTGTTTATATTTATCATGGGTCTACAAATGACCGGGTTGCTTAAACTAAAGTTTCTATACCGAACCTATAAAATCAATCATAACCTGAGTACTAACGGTCCGCTGGGGGCGTTGCTGCTGGGGGTAACCTTTGCCGCCGGTTGGACTCCCTGCGTGGGTCCGGTACTGGCATCCATCCTGATGTATGCCGGCATGTCAGGGACAGTCACCAAGGGGGTTATCTTGCTGGGGGCCTACTCTTTAGGTCTGGCGGTTCCTTTTATGTTGGCAGCTGTTAGCATTAGCTGGACAGTTAATTACCTGCCCAGGTTTAATAAATACCTGGCTATGATTTCGGTTATCAGTGGTATTATATTAATGATTGTGGGGGCCGCTTTATTTTTAAATATCTTTCCGCGCCTCAGCGCATACTTAGCTTTCTGGGAGTGAAAGGCTGATGAAAAAAAACTGGTTATTTTGGCTGTTAATCATTGTGGTGGTGGCGGGGGTGTTTATCTATCGCAACTACCAGGAAAAACAATTGGTCAACAATGTGGCCAAGGAGAATAACCCGGTGAGCCAGACGGCAGGACAGGTTCAGCAGGATAAGGATACACAGAAGCAAAAAGACCAGGACTTAAAGGCCCCGGACTTCACCCTTCAAGATTTATCCGGCCAAACCGTTTCTCTGCAGGATTTTAAAGGGAAGGTGGTTCTGCTGAACTTTTGGAGTACAACCTGCCCCTATTGTAAGATCGAGATGCCCGAGCTGGATAAGACATACCAGAAGTATAAGGATCAAGGTTTGGTGGTGCTGACGGTTAATCTAACGGGACAGGAAAAAAGCGTGCAAGAAGTCCAGAACTTTATGTCCCAAAAGGGTTACCATTTTCCTGTCTTACTGGATGAGAAGTTGGACGTGGCTGACCAATACGGTATCCGCAGTATTCCCACCAGCTTTTTTATTGACCGGGAGGGAAATGTGGTCGATGCCAAAATAGGTGCCTTTGTACCAATGGAGTTGGAACAAAAAATAAAGGGCATGTTAAAGTAGAAGATAAGAACTGATTTAATAGGTACACCCCATCAAAGCATAGATGGGTATTTTTGTTGGCAACTGCAAAAACTACAGGTAAATCTCTTGTGAGGTGATCCTGTGTTTGACTATACGGTAAGCACCAGTAAAGATTTTGAAACTGCTGTGGCTGATTTGGAGAACGCTCTCAAGGAGCGAAAGTTTGGGGTGCTGTGGAAGCTTGATATGAAAGAAAAGCTGGCGGAAAAGGGAGTGGATTTTGCCGGTCAGTTTAAAATTCTGGAAGTTTGCAACCCCCAGAAAGCTAAACAGGCCCTGGAGTCAAATATCAAAGTAGGCTATTTCCTACCCTGTAAAGTGGTAGTCTATGTGGAAGATGGCCAGACCAAAATGGGCACCGTACGACCATCTAACATGATGAATATGATTGAAGGCGGTGTACCGGAGAATCTGGCGGCAGAAGTGGATGAAATATTAACCGGTGCTTTAAACGCTGCCAAGTAAGGTAGACTGGCGTTTAAAACGGGCTAAGACCTGCCGGAAAAGCAGGTCTTAGCCCGTTATCACTTCAGGTGAATTTTTAGCCTACCACTTCATAACCGGCTTCCTCAATGGCTTTAGCCACTTGGGCCCGATCGGCGGAACCGTTAACCACAACTTCCTTTTTGTCTAAATTAACCTGCACGCTTTCTACACCGGCAACGGCTTTAACAGCCTTTTCTACAGCCATTTTACAATGGTTGCAGCTCATACCTTCCACTTTAAGTACAGTCATGCTGGTCACCTCCTTTCCGGATGTCCCAATACTAGACCCTTTCCGGGTTATAACGTTTCAACAGTAGGGAGTTGCTGACCACGGATACTGAACTAAAGGCCATGGCCGCGCCCCCCATAACCGGGGTCAATAAGCCAAATACCGCCAGCGGGATACCGATGATGTTGTAGAAGAAGGCCCAAAATAGGTTTTGGCGTATTTTTTTTAGTGTTTGCCGGGATAACCGAATGGCCGAGGCGATGGTGCGTAAATCCCCACGCATCAGGGTAATGGAGGCGCTTTCCATGGCCACATCGGTGCCGGTACCAATGGCCATCCCTACATCAGCCGTGGCTAAGGCAGGCGCATCGTTAATGCCGTCACCAACCATGGCCACCACTTTACCGGCCTCCTTTAGCTTTTGTACTTGTTCAGCTTTGTGTTCCGGCAGCACTTCCGCCACCACGTGGTCTATACCCACCTGCCGGGCAATGGCCCGGGCTGTCCGTTGTTGGTCTCCGGTGAGCATATAGACCTCCAGTCCCATTTGTTTAAGTTCCGCAATGGCTTCCCTGGCGTGTTCTTTAACGGTATCGGCTACCGCTATTAGACCGGCCAATTTATTGTCGGCCAGGGCGATCATTACTGTTTTACCCTCTTCCTCCCAGCGGTTTTTCTCCGCCAGTACCGGGGATATGTCTATGCCCAGGGACCTGGCCAGGGCTTCGTTTCCCACCAACCAGGTGTCCTGGCCCATTTGGAAGCGAATTCCCCGACCAGGCAGAGCTGCAAAATCAGTTACCTCTTGTAAAGCCAGCTCCAGTTCGTTTGCCCGTTCTACAATGGCTTGGCCCAGGGGGTGTTCGGACTTTCTTTCCCCGGAGGCCACTGCTGCCAGCAGTTGTTTTTCGGTAAAAGGAGGTATAACCAGGATATCCGTTACAGATGGCTCCCCTTTGGTTATAGTACCGGT from Desulfotomaculum nigrificans DSM 574 harbors:
- a CDS encoding response regulator transcription factor → MFRIFLVEDELNLSQILTSYLQKEGWEVQPFNDGESALQAIAERPHLWILDIMLPDIDGYQLLRRIKEESPDVPVIFISARDADIDRIMGLEMGSDDYLAKPFLPRELVIRTRRVLERVYNKSAEAGNPLINIGPYVLDEGRREIRKDQEIIELTSKEYDLALYFAKHKGQALSREQIINWVWGEDYVGTDRSVDDLVRRLRKKLPDLRIETIYGYGYRMIAR
- a CDS encoding CopZ family metallochaperone; this translates as MTVLKVEGMSCNHCKMAVEKAVKAVAGVESVQVNLDKKEVVVNGSADRAQVAKAIEEAGYEVVG
- a CDS encoding sensor histidine kinase, encoding MRNLSLTVKIWLAISLVSLLLYLFVLIVTPFLIRNFFTNNMLEQPSGPLKNKVEELVNDRGFHIRSFILLDDGTTLPSKARQAFQPSFFNEIKRNAESQQQSNKLYESKNGQTPIRYVIVKDLAYGRPLYQIMFLRKPEEDRFVREFLFNIMLFVGLALVVSWFVSLLIVRYLTRPLTIMEQHVKRIANRNWHEPLDIKRNDEIGKLANSIDSMRQQLIQQDETQQSMLQNISHELKTPVMVIRSYAQAIQDGVYPKGDLNGSIEVIDEEGERLEKLIKQLLYLTRLDYLATKNQQQDEVQLDKLIEKTVQRLHLQRPAINLQLNLQPVTVMGDEETLRVMIENLFDNHLRYARSQIKINLAVNSEKTEAALSFWNDGAQIAPQILNEVFKPFQKGREGKYGLGLTIVQRILKMYHGDIVLKNERDGVSSIVKMHLKLPEL
- a CDS encoding CBS domain-containing protein, producing the protein MNIAFFLLPKKDVVYLSPGCTMRQALERMEYHRYTAVPLIDEEGKYAGTITEGDLLWKMKNTPGLTFAGTEKILLRDVPQRMSNRPVHIDAEIEDLLSLAIEQNFVPVLDDNGIFIGIIRRREIIEYYAKLLLNQKN
- a CDS encoding peroxiredoxin family protein, whose amino-acid sequence is MKKNWLFWLLIIVVVAGVFIYRNYQEKQLVNNVAKENNPVSQTAGQVQQDKDTQKQKDQDLKAPDFTLQDLSGQTVSLQDFKGKVVLLNFWSTTCPYCKIEMPELDKTYQKYKDQGLVVLTVNLTGQEKSVQEVQNFMSQKGYHFPVLLDEKLDVADQYGIRSIPTSFFIDREGNVVDAKIGAFVPMELEQKIKGMLK
- a CDS encoding DUF302 domain-containing protein yields the protein MFDYTVSTSKDFETAVADLENALKERKFGVLWKLDMKEKLAEKGVDFAGQFKILEVCNPQKAKQALESNIKVGYFLPCKVVVYVEDGQTKMGTVRPSNMMNMIEGGVPENLAAEVDEILTGALNAAK
- the ybaK gene encoding Cys-tRNA(Pro) deacylase translates to MSKDKFPVTPAIRMLRKEKVEFTPYLYEYEERGGTAVSSRALGVDEHLMIKTLIMEDENKNPLVVLMHGDLEVSTKSLARFLGVKSISPCSPDIAAKHSGYLVGGTSPFGTRKTMPVYMEETILDLPQIYINGGKRGFLVSIDPRELVRVLKPTLVRVGIS
- a CDS encoding cytochrome c biogenesis CcdA family protein is translated as MILLSSIPLYIAFSAGIVSFLSPCILPLVPGYISYLAGVSITAQGAAVNRGLVVRRAVLFNLGFMLVFILMGATGSYIGKLFLTYKTVFLKVGGLFIFIMGLQMTGLLKLKFLYRTYKINHNLSTNGPLGALLLGVTFAAGWTPCVGPVLASILMYAGMSGTVTKGVILLGAYSLGLAVPFMLAAVSISWTVNYLPRFNKYLAMISVISGIILMIVGAALFLNIFPRLSAYLAFWE